In one window of bacterium DNA:
- the tyrS gene encoding tyrosine--tRNA ligase, which translates to MSNALQMLVERGVIEQISDAPALEKSLNTEMLTLYAGFDPTGDSLHLGHLFPLLCLARFQRLGHRPIGLVGGATAMIGDPSGKDEERQLLSEEVIAANVASLRKQVERFLDFDGKNSAVMVNNADWTKEISYLNWLRDVGKYFSVNYMLGKESVRRRIEDRSHGISYTEFSYMLLQANDFLELYDRYGCTLQVGGNDQWGNITAGIDLIHKRRQTQAYGITFPLLTSSTGEKFGKSAGNAVWLDPDKTSPYSLYQYWIRTDDRDAIRFLKYFTFLPVGDIEELRRTVEEKPEAREAQRVLAEISTRMIHGEEGLAKAQRASEVLFGGEISDFTDRELADIFADVPSSTVERGRLEQGIGVLALFTEAGITKSNSQALQMLKQGGIYVNNTRIDDQRLVVTPQYLASDSMIVLRSGKKRYHLVKVTRQD; encoded by the coding sequence ATGAGTAATGCTTTACAGATGCTTGTGGAACGGGGAGTCATTGAACAGATTTCCGATGCGCCTGCACTCGAGAAAAGCCTGAACACGGAAATGTTGACTCTGTATGCGGGATTCGATCCGACCGGAGACAGCCTTCATCTGGGTCATCTCTTCCCGCTTCTGTGTCTCGCGCGGTTTCAACGTCTGGGTCACCGGCCCATCGGTCTTGTCGGAGGGGCGACTGCAATGATCGGGGACCCATCGGGCAAGGACGAGGAACGTCAGCTTCTGAGTGAGGAAGTCATCGCGGCCAATGTCGCATCTTTACGGAAGCAGGTTGAACGGTTTCTCGACTTCGACGGGAAAAACAGCGCTGTCATGGTAAACAATGCCGACTGGACAAAAGAGATTTCCTATCTCAACTGGCTCAGGGATGTGGGAAAGTATTTCTCGGTCAACTATATGCTCGGCAAGGAATCGGTCAGGCGCCGTATCGAAGACCGGAGCCACGGAATCTCGTACACCGAGTTTTCATACATGCTGCTTCAGGCGAATGATTTCCTCGAGCTTTATGACCGGTATGGATGTACGCTCCAGGTCGGCGGCAACGACCAGTGGGGGAACATCACCGCGGGAATCGATCTGATTCATAAACGCCGTCAGACGCAGGCATATGGCATAACCTTTCCGCTGCTGACCTCCTCGACCGGTGAAAAATTCGGGAAAAGCGCGGGAAACGCTGTCTGGCTCGATCCGGATAAAACGAGCCCCTACAGCCTGTACCAGTACTGGATACGCACCGATGACCGTGATGCGATACGGTTTCTCAAATACTTTACCTTTTTACCGGTCGGGGACATCGAAGAACTCCGCCGCACGGTCGAAGAAAAACCTGAGGCTCGGGAAGCCCAGCGGGTACTTGCCGAGATATCGACCCGGATGATCCACGGTGAAGAGGGGCTGGCGAAGGCTCAGAGAGCATCGGAAGTTCTGTTCGGCGGCGAAATTTCTGATTTTACAGACCGCGAGCTCGCCGATATATTTGCCGATGTGCCATCCTCGACTGTCGAGCGCGGCAGGCTCGAACAGGGGATCGGTGTGCTGGCGCTGTTCACTGAGGCCGGAATCACCAAATCCAACAGCCAGGCGCTCCAGATGCTCAAACAGGGGGGTATATATGTCAATAACACCCGTATCGATGATCAGCGCCTCGTTGTTACGCCGCAGTATCTTGCGAGCGATTCGATGATTGTCCTGCGGTCGGGAAAGAAGCGCTATCATCTGGTCAAAGTGACCCGACAGGACTGA
- a CDS encoding HDOD domain-containing protein: protein MLPHNRSNLSQEKIRIINSVLNKIPQLSLSVRKIIEMASDKDVDSKELVEVASSDPVLASKILMMVNSSYYGLNHKIDNLRLAIVLLGFNEVRNLALQFGFMQALSGLDVDRMYDPKTLWVHSYLVSICAESFSREDDPKRAGVLMTLGILHDIGKFALHAIGIMMEKKGIKIESKKVFPPDVSLLVIEENLFGVNHSVIGAMLAERWNLSERTCAVIEHHHSPLFLDISEIQDEYIEDITITCMSDIIVNSLANDGKKFSELHPAFYERLGLIPPLEKLITDELRLKISTAEEYARNLE, encoded by the coding sequence TTGTTACCGCATAATCGCTCGAATCTCAGCCAGGAAAAAATCAGGATTATCAATTCCGTTCTCAATAAAATTCCCCAGTTGTCACTGTCTGTGCGGAAGATTATTGAGATGGCTTCCGACAAGGATGTGGACTCGAAGGAGCTCGTCGAGGTTGCATCCTCGGACCCGGTGCTGGCTTCGAAAATACTGATGATGGTCAATTCCTCGTATTACGGGCTTAACCATAAGATTGACAATCTTCGTCTTGCCATCGTACTGCTCGGATTTAACGAGGTGCGGAATCTCGCCCTCCAGTTCGGGTTCATGCAAGCATTGAGCGGTCTGGATGTTGACAGGATGTACGATCCCAAAACGCTCTGGGTTCACTCATATCTTGTGTCCATATGCGCCGAATCATTTTCGCGCGAGGATGATCCCAAACGGGCGGGCGTTCTCATGACTCTGGGCATTCTTCATGATATTGGGAAATTCGCCCTTCATGCAATCGGAATCATGATGGAAAAGAAAGGTATCAAAATCGAGTCAAAAAAGGTTTTCCCTCCCGATGTCTCGTTACTTGTCATAGAAGAAAACCTGTTTGGAGTCAACCACAGCGTTATAGGTGCCATGCTTGCGGAACGATGGAATCTGTCGGAACGGACCTGCGCGGTGATCGAGCATCACCACTCACCGTTATTTTTAGATATCAGCGAGATACAGGATGAATATATCGAAGACATCACAATTACATGCATGTCGGATATCATTGTGAACAGTCTGGCGAATGACGGGAAAAAGTTCAGCGAACTTCACCCCGCCTTTTATGAGAGACTCGGTTTAATCCCTCCCCTTGAAAAACTCATTACCGATGAGCTCAGATTAAAAATCTCGACAGCCGAAGAATATGCCCGCAATCTCGAGTGA
- a CDS encoding amino acid permease, which translates to MKLKRELTLLDVYCIATGAMISSGLFILPGLAHAQAGPAVIFSYFLAGVLALMGMLSEAELVSAMPKAGGSYFFVMRSMGPVVGTVNGLMTWFSLSLKSAFALVGMAAFMELIISTNIYVISLVLCGIFIITNIIGIKEAGKLQIVLVAGLLVLLVIYIAFGFPNVNIHYLAPFAPHGFYKILSTTGLVFVSYGGLLKITSIAEEVKNPSRTLPLGMLLSLATVIILYTLTVFVTSGVLGSGELDHSLTPISDGAFVFLGKKGMILLGIAAILAFISTANAGIMAASRYPLALARDELIPKQIAVINEKFKTPHYAILITGLFITIALFLKLKILVEVASTALILTYIFSCLSVIIMRESHVQNYQPQFKCPLYPWVQIIGIAGFCILIYEMGIEALIASTILICAGLFSYWFYGKIRATREYALLHLIRRITSKEITTHSLESELKEIIRERDNIIEDRFDKIIENCIIVDLDKSMNLHEFFSLVAEKMCKRINMELCNYLQLLFDREKESSTVIASGIAIPHIIIDGENTFDILLARCIPGITFSETAHRVDTVFILAGTRDERNFHLRALSAIAQIIQDPHFHKRWRAAKNIEDLRDIVLLGKRKR; encoded by the coding sequence ATGAAATTGAAAAGAGAGCTGACACTGCTCGATGTTTATTGTATCGCAACGGGTGCAATGATCAGTTCGGGTCTCTTTATTCTTCCCGGACTCGCTCATGCTCAAGCCGGACCTGCCGTTATTTTTTCCTATTTCCTTGCTGGAGTTCTAGCTTTAATGGGAATGTTAAGCGAAGCCGAATTGGTATCAGCAATGCCTAAAGCGGGAGGATCATACTTTTTCGTCATGCGCAGCATGGGTCCGGTGGTGGGTACAGTCAACGGTTTAATGACATGGTTTTCCCTTTCTCTCAAGAGCGCCTTTGCCCTCGTAGGTATGGCCGCTTTTATGGAACTCATTATCAGTACGAATATTTATGTAATATCATTGGTGCTGTGTGGCATTTTTATTATCACCAATATTATTGGAATAAAAGAAGCAGGAAAACTGCAAATTGTACTTGTTGCCGGTTTGCTGGTGCTTTTGGTGATTTATATCGCCTTCGGCTTCCCGAATGTCAATATTCACTACCTTGCTCCATTCGCACCTCATGGATTTTATAAGATTTTATCAACCACAGGGCTGGTTTTCGTTTCATACGGTGGACTCCTGAAAATAACCAGTATTGCTGAAGAAGTAAAAAATCCTTCCCGGACATTACCTCTTGGCATGTTGTTATCTCTCGCAACGGTAATCATTCTGTATACATTAACAGTTTTCGTGACTTCGGGGGTGCTTGGATCAGGTGAGCTCGATCATTCTCTCACTCCTATATCCGACGGTGCGTTTGTTTTTCTGGGTAAAAAAGGCATGATTCTCCTCGGAATCGCGGCAATACTCGCCTTTATTTCGACGGCAAATGCGGGAATCATGGCCGCTTCCCGGTATCCCCTTGCTCTGGCGCGCGATGAATTAATCCCCAAACAAATCGCGGTAATAAATGAAAAATTCAAAACCCCTCACTATGCAATTTTAATAACCGGTCTTTTCATTACGATAGCTCTTTTCCTGAAACTCAAAATTCTTGTCGAAGTTGCATCAACAGCCCTGATTCTGACATACATCTTTTCCTGTCTGTCGGTCATCATCATGAGAGAAAGTCATGTTCAGAATTACCAACCCCAATTTAAATGTCCATTATACCCCTGGGTCCAGATTATCGGTATTGCCGGTTTTTGTATCCTGATATACGAGATGGGCATAGAGGCGTTGATTGCAAGTACGATCCTTATTTGTGCAGGCCTTTTCTCATATTGGTTTTACGGGAAAATAAGAGCGACCCGTGAATATGCACTGCTCCATCTCATCCGGAGAATCACCTCAAAGGAAATCACCACCCACTCCCTTGAATCGGAATTGAAGGAGATTATCAGGGAACGGGACAATATTATCGAGGACCGATTTGACAAAATCATTGAAAACTGCATTATTGTCGATTTGGACAAATCCATGAATCTTCATGAATTTTTTTCCCTTGTCGCCGAAAAAATGTGTAAGAGGATAAACATGGAGTTGTGTAATTATTTACAATTACTTTTCGACCGTGAGAAAGAAAGCAGCACGGTTATTGCTTCAGGAATTGCAATACCCCATATCATTATCGATGGCGAGAATACATTCGATATTCTCCTTGCCCGATGCATACCGGGTATTACATTCTCTGAAACTGCTCACAGGGTCGATACCGTTTTTATTCTGGCCGGAACCCGTGATGAACGGAATTTCCATCTTCGGGCATTATCGGCAATTGCCCAGATAATACAGGATCCTCATTTTCATAAACGATGGCGTGCCGCAAAAAATATCGAAGATCTCAGAGATATTGTTTTATTGGGTAAACGAAAACGTTAA